One part of the Bdellovibrio bacteriovorus genome encodes these proteins:
- the pulA gene encoding pullulanase-type alpha-1,6-glucosidase yields MKRFRTCSQLLIFCFVLSCTLLLGQISEAKAPARAQWVDNSRIVLRLPQGFRVHQNLVFSLGERISLHQQDSILLPVIRTDYSHVELSTQHLSSTQIDQLIRRPLRLFVSNKNGQVLDSTALQYSGILDQMYFYNGNDLGAHVRSTSVGVKLWAPTARNVELLLYKEAQDTHPAAVVPMKRQHSVWFADLPGKYVNYFYLYQVEVYQPLTDQVESHTVTDPYSFSLTADGAKSQIVNLQDPALKPQGWDRLQKPSLRSFNDIVIYELHIRDFSVADFTVPFPYRGGYEAFAQTNTDSSKYLQSLADAGMTHVHLLPFNDFGSVPENKDSWENYESESSDLQEAQAYLGRIKAKDPFNWGYDPVHFMTPEGSYATDPNGSRRVYETRNMVQTLNKMNLRVVQDVVFNHTFEAGLEPYSVFDKIVPLYYYRVNDEGDIQKSSCCNDTASEHRMMEKLMIDSVLHWARTYKIDAFRFDLMSFHSRSTMEKIKSELRGLTEQEDGIDGSKIYLYGEGWAFGSFYDRYPSESLHMLNSYGSGYGFFNDRLRDAVRGGTTNSAEKSDQGFATGLYFDFNKEPANRNTPPDSNGQREKILHLGDVIKAGLAGNLRDFRFKEHWGSFVTAGQLHYRGAPTGTSAEALETVSYVSAHDGYTLWDAVQAKAPFYTSGRFPALSKSEDRQRMHQLALALPMLSQGIPFIESGSELLRSKNGDQDSYNSGDFFNRIDWSRQQNFWGAGLPPAWKNIDDWSFWQPRLQEPGMKVTPELITRTEKYFKALLRVRQSSDLFKLNDLSEIQRSLTFIDNDKQAEPGLIAMHLQSSSEKLLIFFNAAREARSFEHGVLGQNWELHPLLDEKVDTILSQVLLIPGDKRIQIPGRSTVILIQKAGH; encoded by the coding sequence TTGAAGCGCTTCCGTACCTGTTCACAACTATTGATTTTCTGCTTCGTACTTTCTTGCACACTTTTGCTGGGACAAATTTCTGAAGCCAAAGCTCCTGCGCGCGCGCAGTGGGTGGACAACTCGCGCATTGTTTTGCGCTTGCCACAAGGCTTCCGCGTTCACCAAAATCTTGTATTTTCCCTCGGAGAACGCATTTCACTGCACCAGCAGGACTCCATTCTTCTGCCCGTGATTCGCACTGATTATTCCCACGTTGAGTTAAGCACACAACACCTTTCCTCCACACAAATTGATCAGCTCATTCGTCGTCCTTTGCGTCTTTTTGTTTCCAATAAAAACGGCCAGGTGCTGGATTCCACGGCTTTGCAGTATTCAGGCATTCTGGATCAAATGTATTTCTATAACGGCAATGACCTTGGCGCCCACGTGCGTTCCACGAGTGTCGGTGTAAAACTATGGGCACCCACGGCACGCAACGTGGAATTGCTGCTATATAAAGAGGCGCAAGACACCCATCCAGCGGCTGTTGTACCAATGAAGCGACAACACAGCGTGTGGTTCGCGGATCTTCCCGGAAAATACGTCAACTATTTCTATCTTTACCAGGTTGAAGTTTACCAGCCCCTCACCGATCAGGTCGAATCCCACACTGTGACGGATCCTTACAGCTTCAGCCTGACTGCGGACGGCGCCAAATCCCAAATCGTGAACTTGCAGGATCCCGCGCTGAAGCCACAAGGCTGGGACCGACTGCAAAAACCGTCTTTGCGCTCTTTCAACGACATTGTGATTTACGAACTGCATATCCGTGATTTCAGCGTTGCTGACTTCACCGTGCCTTTCCCGTATCGCGGTGGCTATGAGGCTTTTGCACAAACCAACACCGACAGCAGCAAGTACCTGCAGTCTTTGGCGGACGCTGGAATGACCCATGTGCATTTGCTCCCGTTCAATGACTTTGGCTCGGTTCCGGAAAATAAAGACTCTTGGGAAAACTATGAGTCCGAAAGTTCGGACCTTCAGGAAGCACAAGCCTACCTTGGCCGCATCAAAGCCAAAGACCCGTTCAACTGGGGCTATGATCCGGTTCACTTTATGACTCCGGAGGGCAGCTACGCGACAGATCCAAACGGGTCCCGCCGTGTGTATGAAACCCGCAACATGGTTCAGACCCTCAATAAAATGAACCTGCGAGTGGTTCAGGATGTTGTATTTAATCACACCTTCGAGGCCGGTCTGGAACCTTACTCGGTCTTTGATAAGATCGTGCCACTTTATTACTACCGAGTGAACGACGAGGGTGACATTCAAAAAAGTTCCTGCTGCAACGACACCGCCAGCGAACATCGCATGATGGAAAAGCTTATGATCGACAGCGTGCTTCACTGGGCACGCACTTACAAGATCGATGCCTTCCGCTTTGACCTGATGTCGTTCCACTCCCGCAGCACGATGGAAAAAATCAAATCCGAATTACGTGGCCTGACTGAACAAGAAGACGGCATCGACGGCTCCAAAATCTATCTGTACGGCGAAGGCTGGGCATTTGGTTCTTTCTATGACCGCTATCCATCCGAGTCGCTGCACATGCTGAATTCCTATGGCAGCGGCTATGGCTTCTTCAACGACCGTCTGCGCGACGCGGTTCGTGGGGGCACAACCAATTCCGCTGAAAAATCCGATCAGGGGTTTGCGACGGGGCTTTATTTTGATTTCAACAAAGAGCCTGCCAACCGCAACACCCCGCCAGATAGCAACGGTCAGCGTGAAAAGATTTTGCATCTTGGTGATGTGATCAAAGCAGGCCTTGCGGGCAATCTGCGTGATTTCCGTTTCAAGGAACACTGGGGTTCATTCGTGACCGCAGGACAACTGCACTATCGTGGGGCGCCCACCGGCACCAGTGCTGAAGCCCTCGAAACAGTCAGCTATGTTTCTGCGCACGATGGTTACACTTTGTGGGATGCCGTTCAGGCCAAAGCGCCGTTTTATACCAGCGGCCGCTTCCCTGCTTTGAGTAAATCCGAAGACCGCCAGCGCATGCATCAGTTGGCCCTGGCATTGCCAATGCTAAGCCAAGGCATTCCGTTTATTGAATCCGGATCGGAGCTTTTGCGCAGCAAGAACGGCGATCAGGACAGCTACAATTCCGGTGATTTCTTCAATCGCATCGACTGGAGCCGTCAGCAGAACTTCTGGGGCGCGGGACTTCCACCTGCCTGGAAAAACATTGATGACTGGTCGTTCTGGCAGCCACGGCTGCAGGAGCCGGGCATGAAAGTCACGCCTGAGCTGATCACTCGCACCGAAAAGTACTTCAAAGCCCTGCTGCGTGTCCGTCAAAGTTCTGACCTGTTCAAACTCAACGATTTGTCCGAGATTCAAAGATCTTTGACCTTTATCGACAACGACAAACAGGCCGAACCGGGTTTGATTGCGATGCATCTGCAGTCGTCCTCGGAAAAACTTTTGATTTTCTTCAACGCCGCCCGCGAAGCGCGCAGCTTTGAACACGGTGTCTTAGGTCAAAACTGGGAACTGCATCCGCTGCTGGATGAAAAAGTCGATACCATCCTTTCTCAGGTTCTGCTGATCCCGGGTGATAAACGCATCCAAATCCCGGGTCGCAGCACCGTGATTCTAATTCAGAAAGCCGGTCACTGA
- a CDS encoding extracellular solute-binding protein → MKFWIFPFLILASLTARAEDVRIQIWHQMIYGHRQVLAEALEKFEKENPGITVQATYRETEELRSSYQSAAMGGSGPELVYGPSDQVGPFATMGIVRPLDEVLGSDYFQNFDPLAAPVYDNKHYMIGDAVGNHLMLLYNKKFITTPPKNSQELIELGKKMTVDTNGDGKIDRWGLVFNYTEPFFFAPFIPAFGEAFLKADGVTPNLNTPALKDTFQFILKLRDQDKIIPKECDYETANALFKENKAAMLINGDWSWGDYQQAKVDFGIARIPMISETGKWPSPLVGTKGYSLNANMKSEAHYEAAVKLLKYLTSTPVQLLFAEKVGVLPSNLQARESDIVKNNPLLKISADIMEVGTPMPVTPEVRAVWDSLRIQYQKVLAGSLQPQAAAEQAQITAEQQIRDMNEVLTPGVGATVLKAIFGIGIVLLIWLTRNSLVAFFKGFRGPQRFAYYMMLPAFIGIFAVIIYPFFYNIAISFSNFSLRTFQDWSLVGFHHYVAALSDPRFYSLFLKTVIWTVVNIVFHVSIGVFLAVIINQVIAGKGFWRALLIIPWAVPQYITALTWRAMFNQEYGPINIFLQQFLHMSPVQWLSQPTTAFAACILTNVWLGFPFMMIVALGGLQSIPSSLYEAARLDGANAWQRFRHITWPLLLPVMAPAALLGSIWTFNNLNVIWLVSNSGEPGDQTHILVSYVYKAAFNLYRYGYAASVSVIIFLILVVWGLGSLKSQFKKETK, encoded by the coding sequence ATGAAATTCTGGATTTTTCCTTTTCTGATTCTTGCTTCACTCACCGCTCGGGCCGAGGATGTGCGCATCCAGATCTGGCACCAGATGATCTATGGCCACCGTCAGGTCTTGGCCGAGGCCCTGGAAAAATTTGAAAAAGAAAATCCCGGCATCACCGTTCAGGCCACGTACCGTGAAACGGAAGAGCTGCGTTCAAGCTATCAATCCGCCGCCATGGGTGGCAGCGGGCCGGAACTGGTTTACGGCCCCAGCGATCAGGTCGGGCCTTTTGCCACGATGGGCATAGTGCGTCCGCTGGACGAGGTTCTGGGTTCTGACTATTTCCAGAATTTTGATCCGTTGGCAGCCCCGGTTTACGATAACAAGCACTACATGATCGGTGATGCGGTCGGAAATCACCTGATGCTTCTGTACAACAAGAAGTTCATCACCACCCCGCCAAAAAATTCACAGGAACTGATCGAGCTTGGCAAAAAAATGACGGTGGACACCAATGGCGATGGCAAAATCGACCGCTGGGGTCTGGTGTTCAATTATACCGAGCCGTTCTTCTTTGCCCCGTTTATTCCCGCTTTTGGCGAAGCTTTTCTAAAAGCCGACGGAGTCACTCCGAACCTGAACACCCCGGCTTTGAAAGACACTTTCCAGTTCATTCTGAAACTGCGTGATCAGGACAAGATCATCCCAAAAGAATGCGACTATGAAACCGCCAATGCTTTGTTCAAAGAAAACAAGGCCGCGATGTTAATCAATGGTGACTGGTCCTGGGGTGACTATCAGCAGGCCAAAGTCGATTTTGGTATTGCTCGCATCCCGATGATTTCTGAAACTGGCAAATGGCCAAGCCCGCTGGTGGGAACCAAGGGCTATTCCCTGAATGCCAACATGAAAAGCGAGGCTCATTACGAAGCGGCCGTCAAACTTTTGAAGTATCTGACCTCTACGCCGGTGCAGTTGCTGTTCGCTGAAAAAGTCGGCGTTCTGCCGTCAAATCTTCAGGCGCGTGAATCCGATATCGTCAAAAACAATCCACTCTTGAAAATTTCTGCCGACATCATGGAAGTTGGAACACCGATGCCGGTGACCCCGGAAGTGCGTGCCGTCTGGGACAGTCTGCGCATTCAGTACCAAAAAGTTCTGGCGGGAAGCCTGCAACCGCAAGCCGCCGCAGAACAGGCGCAAATCACCGCAGAACAACAAATCCGTGACATGAACGAAGTTCTGACTCCGGGTGTGGGCGCCACTGTTTTGAAAGCTATTTTCGGCATTGGCATCGTTCTGTTGATCTGGCTGACAAGAAACTCGCTAGTGGCGTTCTTTAAAGGATTCCGCGGGCCCCAGCGTTTTGCCTATTACATGATGCTGCCGGCGTTTATCGGCATCTTTGCGGTGATCATCTATCCGTTCTTCTATAATATCGCGATTTCGTTTTCGAACTTCAGTCTGCGCACGTTCCAGGACTGGTCCCTGGTGGGCTTCCATCACTATGTCGCGGCTCTTTCTGATCCCCGCTTCTATTCCCTGTTCCTGAAAACCGTTATCTGGACCGTGGTGAACATCGTCTTCCACGTTTCTATTGGTGTGTTCCTGGCAGTGATCATCAATCAGGTGATTGCCGGCAAAGGATTCTGGCGGGCCTTGCTGATCATCCCATGGGCGGTGCCTCAATACATCACCGCTCTTACCTGGCGTGCGATGTTCAATCAGGAATACGGGCCGATCAATATCTTCCTGCAACAGTTCCTGCACATGTCCCCGGTTCAGTGGCTCAGTCAGCCGACGACGGCTTTTGCTGCGTGTATTTTGACCAACGTGTGGCTGGGCTTCCCGTTCATGATGATTGTGGCGCTGGGTGGTCTGCAGTCCATTCCAAGCTCTTTGTACGAAGCCGCAAGACTGGATGGCGCCAATGCTTGGCAGCGCTTCCGTCATATCACCTGGCCGTTGTTGTTGCCGGTGATGGCGCCAGCGGCTTTGCTGGGTTCTATCTGGACGTTTAACAATCTGAATGTGATCTGGCTGGTCAGCAACTCGGGGGAACCGGGCGATCAAACGCACATTCTGGTCAGCTACGTTTATAAAGCGGCCTTCAACCTGTATCGCTATGGCTATGCGGCTTCTGTGTCCGTGATCATCTTCCTGATTCTGGTCGTCTGGGGTCTGGGATCACTGAAAAGCCAATTCAAGAAGGAGACGAAGTAA
- a CDS encoding sugar ABC transporter permease, with protein MLKKTFSWISILLFSLFSIYPILYVLSVSLRPDNAFQTQSLEIIGPNASFKNFVDLFATTDFLIWMRNSLVVSAATTLLGVALASTSAYALARYRFRGRNMMLFSLLMTQMFPATMLMLPFYIILSKLRLIDSFWGLFLIYSSTALPFCIWQMKAYYDTIPRELEEAALLDGCSKWMIFYKIILPVSSPALVITALFSFMSSWSEYVIAAVVLQDPQLYTLPLGLRSFQASLATQWGLYAAGALIVSVPVLILFISISRYLVSGLTMGSVKG; from the coding sequence ATGCTTAAAAAGACCTTCTCCTGGATCAGCATTTTGCTTTTCTCACTGTTTTCGATTTATCCGATTTTGTATGTGCTGTCGGTGTCTTTACGTCCCGACAACGCTTTCCAGACACAGTCCTTGGAAATCATCGGACCGAATGCTTCCTTTAAGAACTTTGTGGATCTGTTTGCCACCACCGACTTTCTGATCTGGATGCGCAACTCGTTGGTGGTCAGTGCGGCGACCACACTTTTGGGTGTGGCTTTGGCATCGACCAGTGCGTATGCATTGGCAAGATACCGCTTCCGTGGGCGCAACATGATGCTGTTCTCGCTCTTGATGACCCAGATGTTCCCGGCCACCATGCTGATGCTGCCGTTTTATATCATCCTGTCAAAGCTGCGCCTGATTGACAGCTTCTGGGGCTTGTTCCTGATTTATTCTTCAACCGCGCTGCCGTTCTGTATCTGGCAGATGAAGGCGTATTACGACACTATTCCGCGCGAACTGGAAGAGGCGGCGTTGCTGGATGGCTGCTCAAAGTGGATGATCTTCTATAAGATCATCCTGCCGGTGTCCTCGCCAGCTTTGGTGATCACCGCGTTATTCAGCTTTATGAGCAGTTGGAGTGAATACGTGATTGCCGCCGTGGTTTTGCAGGACCCGCAACTTTACACTTTGCCGTTGGGACTTCGTTCGTTCCAGGCAAGTCTTGCGACCCAGTGGGGTCTTTATGCCGCGGGCGCCTTGATTGTCAGCGTTCCGGTTTTGATTTTGTTCATCAGTATTTCCCGATATCTGGTTTCTGGCCTGACCATGGGAAGCGTGAAGGGTTGA
- a CDS encoding ABC transporter ATP-binding protein: MAKIQFSNIKKSFGSADVLKGIDLDIAPGEFLVLVGPSGCGKSTLLRTLAGLESADSGTISIDGKKINDIEPQNRDIAMVFQSYALYPHMTVAENMGFGLKLKNLAAGEITKRVNEISELLQIKHLLDRKPKELSGGQRQRVALGRALSRQTPVILFDEPLSNLDAHLRSQMRLEIKRLHHSSKSTMIYVTHDQMEATTLGDRIAVLKDGVIEQIGTPSEIYHRPKNTFIATFIGSPEMNFLEGAVLEKIPWPEARKADQILGIRPDAFSLNQGPLGAQEVALGDFQVEISENLGGQQMLHGTLSGNNVRILVDSMDNFSMKQTLPLKIDLTKAHLFDKKTGLNQRL; the protein is encoded by the coding sequence ATGGCAAAAATTCAGTTTTCCAACATCAAAAAAAGTTTCGGTTCTGCGGATGTCTTAAAGGGCATTGATCTGGATATCGCTCCGGGCGAATTCCTGGTTTTGGTGGGCCCCTCCGGCTGTGGCAAATCGACTTTGCTAAGAACTTTGGCGGGCCTTGAATCTGCGGATTCCGGCACCATCAGCATCGACGGCAAAAAAATCAACGACATCGAACCGCAAAACCGCGACATCGCGATGGTCTTCCAATCCTATGCCCTGTACCCGCATATGACGGTGGCAGAAAATATGGGCTTTGGTTTGAAGCTGAAGAATCTGGCAGCCGGCGAAATCACCAAACGCGTGAATGAGATTTCTGAGCTTTTGCAGATCAAACACCTTCTGGATCGCAAACCCAAAGAACTTTCCGGAGGCCAGCGCCAGCGTGTGGCCCTGGGCCGTGCTTTGAGCCGTCAAACCCCGGTGATTTTGTTTGATGAGCCGCTGTCGAATCTGGATGCGCATCTTCGTTCCCAAATGCGTCTGGAGATCAAACGCCTGCACCATAGTTCCAAGAGCACCATGATCTATGTGACCCACGATCAGATGGAAGCCACAACTTTGGGGGACCGTATCGCGGTTCTGAAGGACGGCGTGATTGAGCAGATCGGAACTCCGTCTGAAATTTACCACCGTCCGAAGAACACCTTTATTGCGACCTTCATTGGTTCACCTGAAATGAACTTCCTGGAAGGTGCGGTTCTGGAAAAGATCCCATGGCCTGAAGCCCGCAAAGCAGATCAGATTCTGGGCATCCGCCCGGATGCTTTTTCCTTGAATCAGGGGCCCTTGGGAGCCCAAGAAGTTGCTTTGGGGGACTTCCAAGTTGAGATTTCTGAAAACCTGGGCGGCCAGCAGATGCTTCACGGAACACTTTCCGGAAACAACGTACGCATCCTGGTGGATTCAATGGATAATTTTTCCATGAAGCAGACCCTGCCTCTGAAGATCGACCTGACAAAGGCCCACCTGTTTGATAAAAAAACGGGCCTGAATCAAAGGCTTTAA
- a CDS encoding alpha-amylase, with translation MIRSLSLGITAILLTLASCLSAAAAPRTVFVQLFEWPWNDVARECETYLGPAGFSAVQVSPPHEHIHWQGNPWWERYQVVSYKLESRSGTEAEFADMVRRCRQAGVDVYADAILNHMTGIPGGVGSAGTQFSHYEYPGLYSHQDFHHCGRNGNNDIRDFRDLYELQNCELVDLADLKTESTYVQEKQAEYLNRLLDLGVAGFRIDAAKHIPARDLEQILKRLKRSAYIYSEIIYDPAGPVQYSEYTPFSDVTAYDYPHRLGYAFKDKNTDALQFIASGFPSSIDSIVFVTNHDIERTNDYSVLKYSSPEQHLYRLAQIFMLAWPFGYPQVYSGFDFNSFDQGPPLNDSLRTLPILDDQNQCRAPWTCEHRLPEVAAMVDFRNQTDKAFTVSNWSTHARDVISFARPRFGFVAMNFGSQSVTKEFQTNLPAGDYCNIVDAGYRLKSRSCAEGFSVNNSGKVRTTLAPYSSLVLLVKAQVKK, from the coding sequence ATGATCCGCAGTTTATCCCTCGGTATTACAGCGATTTTGCTGACTTTGGCGTCTTGCCTGTCAGCAGCTGCGGCTCCGCGCACGGTCTTCGTTCAATTGTTTGAATGGCCGTGGAATGATGTTGCCCGTGAATGCGAAACCTATCTGGGGCCGGCGGGTTTTTCTGCCGTTCAGGTTTCCCCGCCTCACGAACATATTCACTGGCAGGGCAACCCCTGGTGGGAACGCTATCAGGTGGTCAGCTACAAACTGGAATCCCGTTCAGGGACTGAGGCTGAATTTGCCGACATGGTCCGCCGCTGCCGTCAGGCCGGTGTGGATGTCTATGCCGATGCGATCCTGAACCACATGACCGGCATTCCGGGCGGTGTGGGTTCTGCCGGCACGCAGTTTAGTCACTATGAATACCCTGGTCTTTATTCCCATCAGGATTTCCATCACTGCGGCAGAAATGGCAATAACGACATCCGTGATTTCCGTGATTTGTACGAGCTGCAAAATTGCGAGCTGGTCGATCTGGCGGACCTGAAAACCGAATCCACTTACGTGCAGGAAAAACAGGCCGAGTACTTAAACCGTCTGCTGGATCTGGGCGTGGCAGGCTTCCGTATTGATGCCGCGAAACACATCCCGGCCCGCGATCTGGAACAGATCCTGAAACGGCTGAAAAGATCAGCTTACATCTATTCTGAAATCATCTATGACCCGGCAGGCCCTGTTCAGTACAGCGAATACACCCCGTTCAGTGATGTGACCGCCTACGACTATCCTCACCGTCTGGGTTATGCCTTCAAAGACAAGAACACCGATGCTTTGCAGTTCATTGCCAGCGGCTTCCCAAGCAGCATTGATTCCATCGTCTTTGTCACCAACCACGACATCGAACGCACGAATGATTATTCCGTTTTGAAATATTCAAGCCCCGAGCAGCACCTGTACCGTCTGGCGCAGATCTTTATGCTGGCGTGGCCGTTTGGTTACCCGCAAGTGTATTCCGGCTTTGATTTTAATTCTTTCGATCAGGGACCGCCATTGAACGACAGCCTTCGCACCCTGCCGATTCTGGATGATCAGAACCAGTGCCGCGCCCCGTGGACCTGCGAACACCGCCTGCCGGAAGTGGCGGCGATGGTGGACTTCCGCAATCAGACCGACAAGGCGTTCACAGTTTCCAACTGGTCAACCCACGCCCGCGACGTGATCTCGTTTGCCCGCCCGCGCTTTGGTTTTGTGGCCATGAACTTTGGCAGTCAGTCTGTGACCAAAGAATTCCAGACCAACCTGCCAGCCGGTGACTACTGCAACATCGTGGATGCAGGCTATCGCCTGAAATCACGCAGTTGCGCCGAAGGCTTCAGCGTCAATAACAGCGGAAAAGTGCGCACCACACTGGCGCCTTATTCATCCTTGGTTCTTTTAGTGAAGGCACAAGTTAAGAAATAA
- a CDS encoding ROK family protein, which yields MKKKTYTIGLDLGGTKLAAALLSDTGEMLDFIKVPVDMNREKSAPKAQKRLIQLMTDIALDFKKRFPNETKASVFKGIGLASAGPLNAETGTLMNPANYPGWKIVPILDLLTKEIHKTWKTPVYFQHDATAAALAEGWVGGAQKMKSFAIVTIGTGVGTGVIFNGLPGQSDGMGSEYGHIVVDYQRLMKSPDKIDHCTVEGIASGTGLLRRAREMGFTGNSVEELIAANDAKYQVLFKEMAWALAILCYNLSIGYNLEKIFLSGGLIKIRNMYLKDLKDHYKKMVRQSKAVFECPIEVAKTQNHAGVIGAGFLPHLYGKK from the coding sequence ATGAAAAAGAAAACCTACACCATCGGTCTTGATCTGGGCGGAACCAAACTGGCAGCAGCGCTGCTTTCTGATACCGGCGAAATGCTGGATTTCATCAAAGTTCCAGTCGACATGAACCGCGAAAAATCAGCTCCCAAAGCCCAAAAACGTCTGATTCAACTGATGACGGACATCGCTTTGGATTTCAAAAAACGCTTCCCGAACGAAACCAAAGCATCGGTATTCAAGGGCATCGGCCTTGCCAGCGCAGGTCCTTTGAATGCTGAAACCGGCACCCTGATGAATCCGGCAAACTATCCAGGCTGGAAGATCGTTCCGATCCTGGATCTGTTGACCAAAGAGATCCACAAAACCTGGAAGACCCCGGTGTACTTCCAGCACGACGCCACGGCGGCGGCTTTGGCGGAAGGCTGGGTTGGTGGCGCTCAGAAAATGAAGTCCTTTGCGATTGTCACGATCGGCACGGGTGTGGGTACTGGTGTGATCTTTAACGGTCTGCCGGGCCAGTCGGATGGTATGGGCTCTGAGTACGGCCATATTGTCGTTGATTATCAGCGCCTGATGAAATCCCCGGACAAAATTGATCACTGCACAGTGGAAGGAATTGCGTCCGGAACGGGTCTTCTGCGTCGTGCCCGCGAAATGGGCTTTACTGGAAATTCTGTAGAAGAACTGATTGCTGCCAACGATGCCAAATACCAGGTGCTGTTCAAGGAAATGGCCTGGGCTCTGGCGATTCTTTGCTACAATCTTTCTATCGGCTACAACCTTGAAAAAATCTTCTTAAGTGGCGGCCTGATCAAGATTCGCAACATGTACTTAAAAGACCTGAAGGATCACTACAAAAAAATGGTCCGTCAAAGCAAGGCCGTCTTTGAGTGCCCGATCGAAGTGGCCAAGACCCAAAACCACGCAGGCGTGATCGGCGCGGGCTTCCTGCCCCACCTTTACGGAAAAAAATAA
- a CDS encoding ABC transporter ATP-binding protein, translated as MSNTNIIEVRNLAVEFKTEDGIVQAVKGISFNLPKGKTVGLVGESGSGKSITSLAIMRLIGNPGRVSSGEILFEGQDLLKVSEKKMREIRGARISMIFQEPMTSLNPVLTVADQITETLMLHQNLNKQQALDKALDLLKQVGIPHAEERLYFYPHKFSGGQRQRIMIAMAIACNPDVLICDEPTTALDVTIQKQILDLLADIQKRTHMSLLFITHDLGVVADIADEVIVMNKGEIVERGVSKEIFDNPKHPYTKGLLACRPSLDENPVRLPVLSDFMSATGEEITPAARVYTPSKEIVREDKLILEVNDLKTHFPHTGGVLGRVQSYTKAVDGVSFKVKKGQTLGLVGESGCGKTTLGRTLMRLIEPTDGQIIFDGQDITKLDYSQMHPIRKKMQIIFQDPYASLNPRMTIGTILMEPMQIHNIGDNNNQRREIAEEMLKKVGMSPAMMNRYPHEFSGGQRQRISIARALMVRPEFIVCDESVSALDVSIQAQILNLLLDLQDEMNLTYIFISHDLSVVKFISDEVAVMFGGKIVEHNTAQAIYDAPQHDYTKKLLSAIPKGIPKELTV; from the coding sequence ATGAGCAACACAAATATTATCGAAGTCCGCAATCTTGCTGTTGAGTTTAAAACCGAAGACGGGATTGTACAGGCCGTAAAGGGCATCTCTTTCAACCTTCCGAAAGGTAAAACTGTCGGGTTGGTGGGTGAGTCCGGTTCCGGAAAAAGTATCACGTCCCTGGCGATCATGCGTTTGATCGGAAATCCAGGCCGTGTTTCCAGCGGCGAAATTCTTTTTGAAGGCCAGGACCTGCTGAAAGTCTCTGAAAAGAAAATGCGTGAAATCCGTGGTGCACGCATCTCCATGATCTTCCAGGAGCCGATGACTTCTTTGAATCCGGTTCTGACGGTTGCGGATCAAATCACTGAAACCCTGATGCTTCACCAAAACCTGAACAAACAGCAGGCTTTGGACAAAGCTTTGGACCTTCTGAAGCAAGTGGGTATTCCGCACGCTGAAGAGCGTCTGTACTTCTATCCGCACAAATTCTCCGGTGGTCAGCGCCAGCGTATCATGATCGCGATGGCGATTGCTTGTAATCCGGATGTTTTGATCTGTGACGAACCAACCACAGCGTTGGACGTGACAATTCAAAAACAAATCCTGGATCTTCTGGCGGACATCCAAAAAAGAACCCACATGAGTCTTTTGTTCATCACGCACGATCTGGGCGTTGTTGCTGACATCGCTGATGAAGTGATTGTTATGAACAAAGGTGAGATCGTTGAACGTGGCGTTTCCAAAGAAATCTTCGACAACCCGAAGCACCCTTACACCAAAGGTCTTTTGGCGTGCCGTCCGTCTTTGGATGAAAACCCGGTTCGTCTTCCGGTTCTTTCTGACTTCATGAGCGCGACAGGTGAAGAAATCACTCCAGCGGCGCGCGTGTACACTCCGTCTAAAGAAATCGTTCGTGAAGACAAACTTATTCTTGAAGTGAATGACCTGAAAACCCACTTCCCTCACACGGGCGGTGTTCTGGGCCGTGTTCAGAGCTACACAAAAGCAGTGGACGGCGTCAGCTTCAAAGTTAAAAAGGGTCAGACCCTGGGTCTGGTGGGCGAATCCGGTTGCGGTAAAACCACTCTGGGCCGCACGCTGATGCGTTTGATTGAGCCGACGGATGGTCAGATCATCTTCGATGGTCAGGACATCACCAAGCTTGATTACAGCCAAATGCATCCGATCCGCAAAAAAATGCAGATCATCTTCCAGGATCCGTATGCCTCCCTGAATCCGCGTATGACTATCGGGACCATCCTGATGGAGCCAATGCAGATTCACAACATCGGTGACAACAACAATCAGCGCCGCGAAATCGCGGAAGAGATGCTGAAAAAAGTGGGCATGAGCCCGGCGATGATGAATCGTTACCCGCATGAGTTCTCTGGCGGTCAAAGACAGCGTATTTCCATCGCGCGTGCTTTGATGGTTCGCCCTGAATTCATCGTGTGTGACGAGTCCGTGTCCGCTCTGGATGTTTCCATCCAGGCGCAGATCCTGAACCTGTTGTTGGATCTTCAGGACGAGATGAACCTGACATACATCTTTATCTCTCACGATCTGTCTGTGGTGAAATTCATCTCGGACGAAGTGGCAGTGATGTTCGGTGGTAAGATCGTTGAGCACAACACGGCTCAGGCGATCTACGATGCCCCTCAACACGACTACACGAAGAAGCTTCTAAGCGCGATTCCAAAAGGGATCCCGAAAGAGCTGACAGTTTAG